The Streptomyces sp. NBC_00483 genome contains the following window.
GCCGTTGGTCGCCGGGCTGCCGATGCTCAGCGCGTCGTCCGACGGGTTGGTGAGCGAGAACGTGAAGTCCAACGCCCAGGCGTCGTCGGCCAGTTGGGTGACGGCCACGGTGCGGCGCTCGCGCAGGAGCGGCACGTAGTCGTCCGTGATCCAGTCCAGGTCCTGCACGAACCCGTCCGGGTCGCACAGCTTGAACTCGCGGTGCCGCTGCTCGCCGTGGTTGTCGAGCTCGGTCGGCCCCCGGCCCTCGACGTAGGTGCGCCCGCCCCAGAAGTTGCGCCCCGCGACGTCCGGCACGGCGACGCCCACCCCGAGGTGGTGCAGGTGGTCGGCGGGCGCGGACTCGGTGACCGGGGTGCCGGCGAGCGTGGTCACCGGATGCAGGAAGGGGCGCGGCGAGAGGCGCCGTTCGACGTCGGGGCGGATCTCGTAGCGGGCGACGGGGCGGCCCGCGCAGCTCAGTGTCAGCGGGGCGGTGACAAGACCGTGCATGGTTCGGGTCATGACGAGGCCTCCGCTCCGGAGCGGGCCCAGGACGCGCCGAGCCCGGCGAAGCCGGTGAGTCCGTCGGCGCTCGCTGCGACGAGCCCGTCGGCGCCGTGCACCACCCGTCGTACGGTGTCGGGCCGGTCGGCGGGCACCACGCTCCACGCGTCCGCGGGCAGCGCCAGCGGGGCGGGAGCCCGCCGGATCGCCTCGACCACGCGCATGAACGCGCCGGTCGACGCGGGCGGCACGAGCAGCGGCGTCTCCCTGTCGGTGGCGAGGTGCTCGACGAGGTTCGCCAGCAGGTCGGTGCGCCCGTGCACGGTCTCCTCCGGGCCGTGGCCCGCGCGCTGCACGAGGACGCGGTCCTGCTTGTACCAGAACGTGATTCGGCCCTGACTGCCGTGCACGATCACGTACGGCTCGTCGGGCAGCTCGGCGCACAGGGTCGCGGCGACGGTGACGCGCGATCCGGTGCGGGTGGTCAGCTCGACGTACGAGGTGTCGTCGGCCTCGATGTCGTTGGCGCGGTACAGCTCGGTGCGGATCGCGGTGAGGTCGCCGCCGCCGGTCGCGCCGTCGAGGGCGAGGGAGGTGGCGACGGCGTGGGCGAGGGGGTTGGTGAGCACGCCGTCGACGACGTCGACCGTGCGGCCCGTACCGCTGCCGT
Protein-coding sequences here:
- a CDS encoding PmoA family protein — protein: MTRTMHGLVTAPLTLSCAGRPVARYEIRPDVERRLSPRPFLHPVTTLAGTPVTESAPADHLHHLGVGVAVPDVAGRNFWGGRTYVEGRGPTELDNHGEQRHREFKLCDPDGFVQDLDWITDDYVPLLRERRTVAVTQLADDAWALDFTFSLTNPSDDALSIGSPATNGRPGAAYGGFFWRAPKEAAAPAVFTADGAGESAVHGRPADWLAMAGDGWTLVFAGATAETRRDPWFVRTDEYPGVGSSLASADRLPIGPGDTAVRRVVTVVADGTLDRKRATTLVRKAVAA
- a CDS encoding Gfo/Idh/MocA family protein yields the protein MQTRNSSTEHEPVPVVLAGARGHGRWHLNNLRNLAEAGRVKLAGVCELRPLDAAELEGFDAGDVVQSADFGELLDRTGARIAIICTPIPTHTDLALVAAERGVHLLLEKPPAPSYTEYERMAAGVAAAGIACQVGFQSLGSHAVSHVRDLVRDDAIGEPLGIGAAGAWARDEAYYRRAPWAGRRRLDDGSGTGRTVDVVDGVLTNPLAHAVATSLALDGATGGGDLTAIRTELYRANDIEADDTSYVELTTRTGSRVTVAATLCAELPDEPYVIVHGSQGRITFWYKQDRVLVQRAGHGPEETVHGRTDLLANLVEHLATDRETPLLVPPASTGAFMRVVEAIRRAPAPLALPADAWSVVPADRPDTVRRVVHGADGLVAASADGLTGFAGLGASWARSGAEASS